In the genome of Macrobrachium nipponense isolate FS-2020 chromosome 42, ASM1510439v2, whole genome shotgun sequence, one region contains:
- the LOC135213333 gene encoding uncharacterized protein LOC135213333: MSATQLAYSLRLYEENCKDLCTTAVDLIQRASDVESSTLETYRLRLESQIKKYEELNFKYLVQLGEEGFSEQDPDRTQLTTKRRHANQVITESTEVLEKLKIICMEAKPQRSISTEFRPWHKVKLPSLSLPEFEGTDEEWPPFWDVFESNVHSRPDLRAVDKFNYLKGCLKGEALTLIRNILVTNENYLDSIDLLKKTYANPEKIISSLICQLAGLPKPSADLDSLRGFWTKLEQYVRGIERNRPNSDHCTWTLGPLVFQKLPGKVKEQIQNKCGQDYPSLLDIREGLGKIILTLSSLDFEPRDKNKDYSQRKPKPNQSSNRPVIRPNSALCPDSSTEVSAVNYCGDNDSDKDLKSQTSGILPTALMKVVCPPSGNTKELRSLFDSGAQRTFITQEAVEECKLVRDNPVQLSISGFWDTKEPREYSTVTVPVRVNDDSLVTLKAIVVPKLPQSARPRGLCKIVSELKSQNVTLADPNLSSSQMDQVKLLVGIDHYFDFIHSPQANGVNLIKSSLGYLVAGKLPSNDTPISAHSVTVMRLAVDEPSKAALEIPLEMSDSKFAEDPIQQLWTLESVGIVDQDMSPEDKFVLEEFKNSINMVEGRYEVSLPWKVDKKQLPTNLALSRKRLNSTIHKLKQTNKYLEIYDQIIKEQLSLGFIETVPEEDQNRTNVHYLPHLPVIKDSTTTPIRIVFDASARMDKQAPSLNDCLYSGPSLTSHLTDLLLKFRLDPFAVSQTSAKPSYG, encoded by the exons ATGTCTGCGACACAATTAGCATATTCCCTCCGACTTTATGAGGAAAACTGCAAGGATTTGTGCACAACTGCTGTGGACTTGATTCAAAGGGCAAGTGATGTTGAGTCCTCGACCTTGGAGACATATCGTCTTAGGCTAGAGTCTCAaataaagaagtatgaagaactcaactttaagtacttagttcaaCTTGGAGAAGAAGGGTTCTCTGAGCAAGACCCTGATAGAACACAGCTCACTACAAAGCGGCGTCATGCCAACCAAGTCATCACAGagagcactgaagttttggagaaactaaaaatcatttgcatggaaGCCAAACCCCAGAGGAGTATTTCAACAGAGTTTAGGCCATGGCATAAGGTTAAGTTGCCGTCTTTATCACTCCCGGAATTTGAAGGGACAGATGAAGAATGGCCCCCTTTTTGGGATGTTTTCGAGTCTAACGTTCACTCTCGTCCAGACTTGAGAGCTGTTGACAAATTTAATTACCTGAAGGGATGTTTGAAGGGTGAAGCTCTAACTCTGATTAGAAATATTCTTGTCACGAATGAAAACTATTTAGACTCCATTGACCTGTTGAAGAAAACTTATGCTAATCCAGAGAAAATAATCTCATCTCTAATTTGTCAACTAGCAGGCCTGCCTAAACCTTCTGCAGACCTGGATTCACTACGTGGCTTCTGGACTAAACTTGAACAATATGTTAGAGGCATAGAAAGAAACAGACCTAATTCGGATCACTGTACCTGGACGCTTGGACCTCTAGTTTTTCAAAAACTACCTGGCAAGGTGAAAGAACAAATCCAAAACAAGTGTGGACAGGACTACCCCTCACTCCTAGATATTAGAGAGGGGCTAGGAAAGATAATCCTGACCTTGTCTTCCTTGGATTTTGAACCCAGGGATAAGAACAAGGATTACTCCCAAAGAAAACCCAAGCCTAACCAAAGTTCCAATAGACCAGTAATCAGACCAAACTCAG CATTGTGCCCTGACTCCTCAACTGAGGTCTCTGCTGTGAACTATTGTGGAGACAATGACAGTGACAAAGActtaaagtcacaaacaagtgGAATTCTCCCTACCGCCTTAATGAAAGTGGTGTGTCCGCCCTCAGGCAACACCAAGGAACTTAGATCACTGTTTGATTCTGGGGCGCAACGTACCTTCATCACACAAGAGGCAGTGGAAGAGTGTAAACTTGTACGAGACAATCCTGTCCAACTGAGCATCAGTGGGTTCTGGGATACCAAAGAACCTAGAGAATATAGTACGGTCACTGTACCTGTCAGGGTAAACGATGACAGCCTTGTAACTTTAAAGGCTATTGTCGTACCTAAACTACCTCAGAGCGCTAGGCCTCGTGGACTCTGTAAGATAGTGTCTGAACTGAAGAGCCAGAATGTCACCCTAGCTGATCCTAACTTGTCAAGTAGTCAGATGGACCAGGTGAAACTGCTTGTTGGCATAGATCACTACTTTGACTTTATCCATTCTCCACAAGCAAACGGAGTGAACCTGATTAAGTCCTCCTTAGGATATCTGGTCGCTGGTAAACTGCCTAGTAATGACACCCCTATCAGTGCTCATTCTGTAACTGTAATGAGACTAGCAGTTGATGAACCTTCCAAAGCTGCTCTAGAGATACCACTTGAGATGTCTGATAGCAAATTTGCTGAAGACCCCATCCAACAGCTTTGGACCCTAGAATCAGTCGGAATCGTTGATCAAGATATGTCACCTGAGGATAAATTTGTGctggaagaattcaagaattccaTCAATATGGTTGAAGGACGATATGAGGTATCTCTCCCCTGGAAAGTCGATAAGAAACAACTCCCTACCAACTTAGCACTCTCGAGGAAAAGACTGAACAGTACTATTCACAAGCTGAAACAAACTAATAAGTATCTGGAAATTTATGACCAGATCATCAAAGAACAACTGTCTCTCGGCTTCATTGAAACAGTGCCAGAAGAAGACCAAAACCGGACAAATGTCCATTATTTACCCCATTTACCTGTGATTAAGGATTCAACTACAACGCCCATTCGTATTGTATTTGATGCAAGTGCCCGGATGGACAAGCAGGCCCCTAGCCTGAATGATTGCTTATACTCTGGCCCATCCTTGACTAGTCATTTAACCGACTTGTTGTTGAAATTCCGTCTCGACCCATTTGCGGTATCGCAGACATCAGCAAAGCCTTCTTACGGGTAG
- the LOC135213114 gene encoding uncharacterized protein LOC135213114 isoform X2, protein MRIMSRYRGQQRQIALMMAVIFSSCFLLLSRVPNSLDTSLTERYITREQDKPITKGRQYRKRDLQRALHKPAKEPDGVTKDNTVFYGSFPIMYQDNPKLVSYVRGLIHPPAPRDVPYNFTRHWRRYFSQYNQSIYLTEELLRGMRNGIFVELGALDGETHSNTVFLERELGWTGLLIEPLPEGFRNLTKKGRKAYSINAGAALTNKSAIEHFKVYDYNSLGLSHITNKTSKTVAIKTFPLYTMLLAVNITTIDFLSLDVEGDELKVLQTMPWDKVQVRVMCVEINHVEGGAPAVINYMEKQGYILLSVRYIDAWFAKKELLEETMGIKLIPNTLEYNVMKDY, encoded by the exons ATG agAATCATGTCACGATACAGAGGTCAGCAGCGCCAAATTGCACTCATGATGGCCGTTATATTCTCGAGTTGCTTTCTCCTCCTTTCACGAG TACCTAACAGCCTGGACACATCTCTCACAGAAAGATACATTACAAGAGAGCAAGATAAACCAATAACCAAAGGCAGACAGTACAGAAAGAGGGATTTGCAAAGGGCACTCCATAAACCTGCGAAAGAACCTGATGGTGTGACAAAAGACAACACTGTCTTTTACGGCTCATTCCCAATCATGTACCAAGACAACCCTAAGCTTGTATCCTACGTCAGGGGGCTGATCCATCCGCCTGCCCCAAGAGATGTCCCTTACAATTTTACTAGACACTGGAGGAGATACTTTTCCCAGTACAATCAGAGCATTTACCTCACTGAGGAGCTTCTTAGAGGGATG CGCAACGGCATCTTTGTCGAACTGGGGGCTTTGGATGGTGAGACCCACAGTAACACGGTCTTCTTGGAAAGAGAACTGGGGTGGACAGGACTCCTCATAGAACCTCTTCCAGAAGGTTTTAGGAACCTCACCAAGAAGGGGAGGAAGGCTTACTCCATCAATGCCGGAGCTGCGCTCACCAACAAATCAGCCATCGAACACTTCAA GGTCTACGATTACAACTCGCTGGGGTTAAGCCACATAACAAACAAAACATCCAAGACTGTTGCCATCAAGACTTTTCCACTCTACACCATGCTCCTGGCTGTGAACATCACCACCATCGACTTCTTGTCACTAGATGTAGAAGGAGACGAACTAAAG GTATTACAAACAATGCCCTGGGACAAGGTGCAGGTCAGGGTCATGTGCGTTGAAATCAACCACGTTGAAGGTGGCGCTCCTGCAGTGATAAATTACATGGAGAAACAAGGGTACATTCTACTAAGTGTTAGGTATATAGACGCCTGGTTTGCAAAGAAAGAACTTCTGGAAGAGACGATGGGAATAAAGCTCATTCCGAACACTTTGGAATACAATGTGATGAAAGATTACTGA
- the LOC135213114 gene encoding uncharacterized protein LOC135213114 isoform X3 has product MSRYRGQQRQIALMMAVIFSSCFLLLSRVPNSLDTSLTERYITREQDKPITKGRQYRKRDLQRALHKPAKEPDGVTKDNTVFYGSFPIMYQDNPKLVSYVRGLIHPPAPRDVPYNFTRHWRRYFSQYNQSIYLTEELLRGMRNGIFVELGALDGETHSNTVFLERELGWTGLLIEPLPEGFRNLTKKGRKAYSINAGAALTNKSAIEHFKVYDYNSLGLSHITNKTSKTVAIKTFPLYTMLLAVNITTIDFLSLDVEGDELKVLQTMPWDKVQVRVMCVEINHVEGGAPAVINYMEKQGYILLSVRYIDAWFAKKELLEETMGIKLIPNTLEYNVMKDY; this is encoded by the exons ATGTCACGATACAGAGGTCAGCAGCGCCAAATTGCACTCATGATGGCCGTTATATTCTCGAGTTGCTTTCTCCTCCTTTCACGAG TACCTAACAGCCTGGACACATCTCTCACAGAAAGATACATTACAAGAGAGCAAGATAAACCAATAACCAAAGGCAGACAGTACAGAAAGAGGGATTTGCAAAGGGCACTCCATAAACCTGCGAAAGAACCTGATGGTGTGACAAAAGACAACACTGTCTTTTACGGCTCATTCCCAATCATGTACCAAGACAACCCTAAGCTTGTATCCTACGTCAGGGGGCTGATCCATCCGCCTGCCCCAAGAGATGTCCCTTACAATTTTACTAGACACTGGAGGAGATACTTTTCCCAGTACAATCAGAGCATTTACCTCACTGAGGAGCTTCTTAGAGGGATG CGCAACGGCATCTTTGTCGAACTGGGGGCTTTGGATGGTGAGACCCACAGTAACACGGTCTTCTTGGAAAGAGAACTGGGGTGGACAGGACTCCTCATAGAACCTCTTCCAGAAGGTTTTAGGAACCTCACCAAGAAGGGGAGGAAGGCTTACTCCATCAATGCCGGAGCTGCGCTCACCAACAAATCAGCCATCGAACACTTCAA GGTCTACGATTACAACTCGCTGGGGTTAAGCCACATAACAAACAAAACATCCAAGACTGTTGCCATCAAGACTTTTCCACTCTACACCATGCTCCTGGCTGTGAACATCACCACCATCGACTTCTTGTCACTAGATGTAGAAGGAGACGAACTAAAG GTATTACAAACAATGCCCTGGGACAAGGTGCAGGTCAGGGTCATGTGCGTTGAAATCAACCACGTTGAAGGTGGCGCTCCTGCAGTGATAAATTACATGGAGAAACAAGGGTACATTCTACTAAGTGTTAGGTATATAGACGCCTGGTTTGCAAAGAAAGAACTTCTGGAAGAGACGATGGGAATAAAGCTCATTCCGAACACTTTGGAATACAATGTGATGAAAGATTACTGA
- the LOC135213114 gene encoding uncharacterized protein LOC135213114 isoform X1 — MPELRSPTDRPSSICTENHVTIQRSAAPNCTHDGRYILELLSPPFTRWVSLESRSKYWRLSTILKLPNSLDTSLTERYITREQDKPITKGRQYRKRDLQRALHKPAKEPDGVTKDNTVFYGSFPIMYQDNPKLVSYVRGLIHPPAPRDVPYNFTRHWRRYFSQYNQSIYLTEELLRGMRNGIFVELGALDGETHSNTVFLERELGWTGLLIEPLPEGFRNLTKKGRKAYSINAGAALTNKSAIEHFKVYDYNSLGLSHITNKTSKTVAIKTFPLYTMLLAVNITTIDFLSLDVEGDELKVLQTMPWDKVQVRVMCVEINHVEGGAPAVINYMEKQGYILLSVRYIDAWFAKKELLEETMGIKLIPNTLEYNVMKDY; from the exons ATGCCGGAGCTGCGCTCACCAACAGATCGGCCATCAAGCATCTGTACCG agAATCATGTCACGATACAGAGGTCAGCAGCGCCAAATTGCACTCATGATGGCCGTTATATTCTCGAGTTGCTTTCTCCTCCTTTCACGAGGTGGGTAAGTTTGGAGTCACGTTCAAAATATTGGAGGTTATCCACGATACTaaaat TACCTAACAGCCTGGACACATCTCTCACAGAAAGATACATTACAAGAGAGCAAGATAAACCAATAACCAAAGGCAGACAGTACAGAAAGAGGGATTTGCAAAGGGCACTCCATAAACCTGCGAAAGAACCTGATGGTGTGACAAAAGACAACACTGTCTTTTACGGCTCATTCCCAATCATGTACCAAGACAACCCTAAGCTTGTATCCTACGTCAGGGGGCTGATCCATCCGCCTGCCCCAAGAGATGTCCCTTACAATTTTACTAGACACTGGAGGAGATACTTTTCCCAGTACAATCAGAGCATTTACCTCACTGAGGAGCTTCTTAGAGGGATG CGCAACGGCATCTTTGTCGAACTGGGGGCTTTGGATGGTGAGACCCACAGTAACACGGTCTTCTTGGAAAGAGAACTGGGGTGGACAGGACTCCTCATAGAACCTCTTCCAGAAGGTTTTAGGAACCTCACCAAGAAGGGGAGGAAGGCTTACTCCATCAATGCCGGAGCTGCGCTCACCAACAAATCAGCCATCGAACACTTCAA GGTCTACGATTACAACTCGCTGGGGTTAAGCCACATAACAAACAAAACATCCAAGACTGTTGCCATCAAGACTTTTCCACTCTACACCATGCTCCTGGCTGTGAACATCACCACCATCGACTTCTTGTCACTAGATGTAGAAGGAGACGAACTAAAG GTATTACAAACAATGCCCTGGGACAAGGTGCAGGTCAGGGTCATGTGCGTTGAAATCAACCACGTTGAAGGTGGCGCTCCTGCAGTGATAAATTACATGGAGAAACAAGGGTACATTCTACTAAGTGTTAGGTATATAGACGCCTGGTTTGCAAAGAAAGAACTTCTGGAAGAGACGATGGGAATAAAGCTCATTCCGAACACTTTGGAATACAATGTGATGAAAGATTACTGA